A genome region from Macaca nemestrina isolate mMacNem1 chromosome 15, mMacNem.hap1, whole genome shotgun sequence includes the following:
- the LOC105470476 gene encoding tumor necrosis factor receptor superfamily member 6B, whose protein sequence is MRALEGPGLLLLCLVWALPALLLVPAMRGATEAPTYPWRDADTGQWLVCAQCPPGTFVKQPCRRDSPTTCGPCPPRHYTQFWNYLERCRYCNVLCGEREEEARPCHATHNRACRCRTGFFAHAGFCLEHASCPPGTGVMAPGTPSQNTQCQPCPPGTFSASSSSSEQCQPHRNCTALGLALNVPGSSSHDALCTSCTAFPLSTRVPGTEECKRAVIDFVAFQDISIKRLQRLLQALEAPGGWGPTPRAGRAALRLKLQQRLTELLEAQDGALLVRLLQALRVARMPGLERSIRERFLPGH, encoded by the exons ATGAGGGCGCTGGAGGGGCCGGGCCTGCTGCTGCTGTGCCTGGTGTGGGCGCTGCCCGCCCTGCTGCTGGTGCCGGCCATGCGTGGAGCGACAGAGGCACCCACTTACCCCTGGCGGGACGCAGACACGGGGCAGTGGCTGGTGTGTGCCCAGTGCCCCCCGGGCACCTTTGTGAAGCAGCCCTGCCGCCGAGACAGCCCCACGACGTGTGGCCCGTGTCCTCCACGCCACTACACGCAGTTCTGGAACTACCTGGAGCGCTGCCGCTACTGCAACGTCCTCTGCGGGGAGCGCGAGGAAGAGGCACGGCCTTGCCACGCCACGCACAACCGCGCCTGCCGCTGCCGCACCGGCTTCTTCGCGCACGCTGGTTTCTGCCTGGAGCATGCGTCGTGTCCACCTGGCACCGGCGTGATGGCCCCAG GCACCCCCAGCCAGAACACGCAGTGCCAGCCGTGCCCCCCAGGCACCTTCTCAGCCAGCAGCTCCAGCTCAGAGCAGTGCCAGCCCCACCGTAACTGCacggccctgggcctggccctcaACGTGCCAGGCTCTTCCTCCCACGACGCCCTGTGCACCAGCTGCACTGCCTTCCCCCTCAGCACCAGGGTACCAG GAACTGAGGAGTGCAAGCGTGCCGTCATCGACTTCGTGGCTTTCCAGGATATCTCCATCAAGAGGTTGCAGCGGCTGCTGCAGGCCCTTGAGGCCCCGGGGGGCTGGGGTCCAACACCAAGGGCGGGCCGCGCAGCCTTGCGGCTGAAGCTGCAACAGCGGCTCACAGAGCTCCTGGAGGCGCAGGACGGGGCACTTCTGGTGCGGCTGCTGCAGGCACTGCGTGTGGCCAGGATGCCCGGGCTGGAGCGGAGCATCCGTGAGCGCTTCCTCCCTGGGCACTGA
- the LOC105470474 gene encoding regulator of telomere elongation helicase 1 isoform X6 → MCEESASFDLTPHDLASGLDVIDQVLEEQTKTVQLGEPHPEFSTDSPSPGLNMELEDIAKLKMILLRLEGAIDAVELPGDDSGVTKPGSYIFELFAEARITFQTKGCILDSLDQIIQHLAGRAGVFTNTAGLQKLADIIQIVFSVDPSESSRGSPAGLGPLQSYKVHVHPDAGHRRTAQQSDAWSTTAARKRGKVLSYWCFSPGHSMRELVRQGVRSLILTSGTLAPVSSFALEMQIPFPVCLENPHIIDKHQIWVGVVPRGPDGAQLSSAFDRRFSEECLSSLGKALGNIARVVPYGLLIFFPSYPVMEKSLEFWRARDLARKMEALKPLFVEPRSKGSFSETISAYYARVAAPGSTGATFLAVCRGKASEGLDFSDTNGRGVIVTGLPYPPRMDPRVVLKMQFLDEMKGQGGAGGQFLSGQEWYRQQASRAVNQAIGRVIRHRQDYGAVFLCDHRFAFADARAQLPSWVRPHVRVYDNFGHVIRDVAQFFRVAERTMPAPAPRAAAPSLREGEDAVREAKSPDPLLSTRKAKSLDLHVPSLKQRSSGSPAAGDPESSLCVEYEQEPVPARQRPRGLLAALEHSEQRTGDLGEEQAHSCSTLSLLAEKRPAEELRGGRKKIRLVSHLEEPVAGAQMDRAKLFMVAVKQELSQANFATFTQALQDYKGSDDFAALAACLGPLFAEDPKKHSLLQGFYQFVRPHHKEQFEEVCIQLTGRGCGYRPEHSVPRRQRAQPALDPTGRTALDPKLTVSKAAAQQLDPREHLNQGRPHLLPRPPPTGGPGSHPQQGSRAPRAGKQGQRAVSAYLADVRRALGSAGCSQLLAALTAYKQDDDLDKVLAVLATLTTAKPEDFPLLQRFSMFVRPHHKQRFSQTCTDLTGRPSLGTEPPGPQEESLAVPPVLTHRAPQPGPSRSEKPRKTQSEISTFLRQRPAGTVGAGGEAAGPSQSPGPPDGPAASEWGEPPGRDLAGQQAAGAPSGPLSVGCVCQGCGAEDVVPFQCPACDFQRCQACWQRHLQASRTCPSCHTASRKQSVTQVFWPEPQ, encoded by the exons ATGTGTGAAGAATCAGCGTCCTTTGACCTGACCCCCCATGACCTGGCTTCAGGACTGGACGTCATAGACCAGGTGCTGGAGGAGCAGACCAAGACTGTGCAGCTGGGCGAGCCCCACCCGGAGTTCAGCACAGACTCCCCCAGCCCAG GGCTGAACATGGAGCTGGAAGACATTGCAAAGCTGAAGA TGATCCTGCTCCGCCTGGAGGGGGCCATCGATGCCGTTGAGCTGCCTGGAGACGACAGCGGTGTCACCAAGCCAGGGAG CTACATCTTTGAGCTGTTTGCTGAAGCCCGGATCACGTTTCAGACCAAGGGCTGCATCCTGGACTCGCTGGACCAGATCATCCAGCACCTGGCCGGAC GTGCTGGAGTGTTCACCAACACGGCCGGACTGCAGAAGCTGGCGGACATCATCCAG ATTGTGTTTAGTGTGGACCCCTCCGAGAGCAGCCGTGGTTCCCCGGCAGGGCTGGGACCCTTACAGTCCTATAAG GTGCACGTCCATCCTGATGCTGGTCACCGGAGGACGGCTCAGCAGTCTGATGCCTGGAGCACCACTGCAGCCAGAAAGCGAG GGAAGGTGTTGAGCTACTGGTGCTTCAGTCCCGGCCACAGCATGCGCGAGCTGGTCCGCCAGGGCGTCCGCTCCCTCATCCTTACCAGCGGCACGCTGGCCCCGGTGTCCTCCTTTGCCCTGGAGATGCAGAT CCCTTTCCCGGTCTGCCTGGAGAACCCACACATCATCGACAAGCACCAGATCTGGGTGGGGGTCGTCCCCAGAGGTCCCGATGGAGCCCAGCTGAGCTCTGCGTTTGACAGACG GTTTTCTGAGGAGTGCTTGTCCTCCCTGGGGAAGGCTCTGG GCAACATCGCCCGCGTGGTGCCCTACGGGCTGCTGATCTTCTTCCCTTCCTATCCTGTCATGGAGAAGAGCCTGGAGTTCTGGCGA GCCCGCGACTTGGCCAGGAAGATGGAGGCACTGAAGCCGCTGTTTGTGGAGCCCAGGAGCAAAGGCAGCTTCTCCGAG ACCATCAGTGCTTACTATGCAAGGGTCGCTGCCCCTGGGTCCACCGGCGCCACCTTCCTGGCGGTGTGCCGGGGCAAG GCCAGCGAGGGGTTGGACTTCTCAGACACGAATGGCCGTGGTGTGATCGTCACGGGCCTCCCGTACCCCCCCCGCATGGACCCCCGGGTTGTCCTCAAGATGCAGTTCCTGGACGAGATGAAGGgccagggtggggctgggggccag TTCCTCTCTGGGCAGGAGTGGTACCGGCAGCAGGCGTCCAGGGCGGTGAACCAGGCCATTGGGCGAGTGATCCGGCACCGCCAGGACTACGGGGCTGTCTTcctctgtgaccacag GTTCGCCTTTGCTGATGCCAGAGCCCAGCTGCCCTCCTGGGTGCGTCCTCACGTCAGGGTGTACGACAACTTCGGCCACGTCATCCGAGACGTGGCCCAGTTCTTCCGTGTTGCCGAGCGAACT ATGCCAGCACCGGCCCCCCGGGCTGCAGCACCCAGTTTGCGTGAAGGAGAAGATGCTGTCAGGGAGGCCAAGTCGCCTGACCCCCTCCTCTCCACCAGGAAAGCTAAGAGTCTGGACCTGCATGTCCCCAGCCTGAAGCAGAGGTCCTCAG GATCACCAGCTGCCGGGGACCCCGAGAGTAGCCTGTGTGTGGAGTATGAGCAGGAGCCAGTTCCTGCCCGGCAGAGGCCCAGGGGGCTGCTGGCCGCCCTGGAGCACAGTGAACAGCGGACCGGGGACCTTGGCGAGGAGCAG GCCCACAGCTGCTCCACCCTGTCCCTCCTGGCTGAGAAGAGGCCGGCAGAGGAGCTgcgaggagggaggaagaagatcCGGCTGGTCAGCCACCTG GAGGAGCCCGTGGCTGGCGCACAGATGGACAGGGCCAAGCTCTTCATGGTGGCTGTGAAGCAGGAACTGAGCCAAGCCAACTTTGCCACCTTCACCCAGGCCCTGCAGGACTACAAGGGTTCCGATGACTTCGCCGCCCTGGCCGCCTGTCTCGGCCCCCTCTTTGCTGAGGACCCCAAGAAGCACAGCCTGCTCCAAG GCTTCTACCAGTTTGTGCGGCCTCACCACAAGGAGCAGTTTGAGGAGGTCTGTATCCAGCTGACGGGACGGGGCTGCGGCTACCGGCCAGAGCACAGCGTTCCCCGAAGGCAGCGGGCACAGCCAGCCCTGGACCCCACTG GAAGGACAGCGCTAGATCCCAAGCTGACTGTATCCAAGGCTGCAGCCCAGCAGCTGGACCCCCGAGAGCACCTGAACCAGGGCAGGCCccacctgttgcccaggccacCCCCCACAG GAGGCCCTGGCAGCCACCCACAGCAGGGGTCCAGAGCGCCCAGAGCAGGGAAGCAGGGCCAGCGCGCCGTGAGCGCCTACCTGGCAGATGTCCGCAGGGCCCTGGGGTCTGCAGGCTGTAGCCAGCTCTTGGCAGCGCTGACAGCCTATAAGCAAGACGATGACCTCGACAAGGTGCTGGCCGTGCTGGCCACCCTGACCACTGCAAAGCCGGAGGACTTCCCCCTGCTGCAGA GGTTTAGCATGTTTGTGCGTCCACACCACAAGCAGCGCTTCTCACAGACGTGCACAGACCTGACCGGCAGACCCTCCCTGGGCACGGAGCCACCAGGACCCCAGGAGGAGAGTCTTGCCGTGCCTCCTGTGCTCACCCACAGGGCTCCCCAACCAG GCCCCTCACGGTCCGAGAAGCCCAGAAAGACCCAGAGCGAGATCTCGACCTTCCTTAGACAGAGGCCAGCAGGGACTGTGGGGGCGGGCGGTGAGGCTGCAGGGCCCAGCCAGTCCCCAGGACCTCCCGACGGGCCTGCAGCATCTGAGTGGGGTGAGCCTCCTGGGAGAGACCTCGCTGGGCAGCAGGCTGCGGGAGCTCCGAGCGGGCCCCTCTCAGTAGGCTGTGTGTGCCAGGGCTGTGGGGCGGAGGACGTGGTGCCCTTCCAGTGCCCTGCCTGTGATTTCCAGCGCTGCCAAGCCTGTTGGCAACGGCACCTTCAG GCCTCTAGGACGTGCCCATCCTGCCACACCGCCTCCAGGAAGCAGAGCGTCACGCAGGTCTTCTGGCCAGAGCCCCAGTGA
- the LOC105470474 gene encoding regulator of telomere elongation helicase 1 isoform X5, translated as MGTKQPRCSRELGKAPLPHTAALRLWGASWKRERPGAGAGQPHPGHRGLGQERKQAQGVPLLPVPEPEAASRHRLHAVQLLVGCQGLNMELEDIAKLKMILLRLEGAIDAVELPGDDSGVTKPGSYIFELFAEARITFQTKGCILDSLDQIIQHLAGRAGVFTNTAGLQKLADIIQIVFSVDPSESSRGSPAGLGPLQSYKVHVHPDAGHRRTAQQSDAWSTTAARKRGKVLSYWCFSPGHSMRELVRQGVRSLILTSGTLAPVSSFALEMQIPFPVCLENPHIIDKHQIWVGVVPRGPDGAQLSSAFDRRFSEECLSSLGKALGNIARVVPYGLLIFFPSYPVMEKSLEFWRARDLARKMEALKPLFVEPRSKGSFSETISAYYARVAAPGSTGATFLAVCRGKASEGLDFSDTNGRGVIVTGLPYPPRMDPRVVLKMQFLDEMKGQGGAGGQFLSGQEWYRQQASRAVNQAIGRVIRHRQDYGAVFLCDHRFAFADARAQLPSWVRPHVRVYDNFGHVIRDVAQFFRVAERTMPAPAPRAAAPSLREGEDAVREAKSPDPLLSTRKAKSLDLHVPSLKQRSSGSPAAGDPESSLCVEYEQEPVPARQRPRGLLAALEHSEQRTGDLGEEQAHSCSTLSLLAEKRPAEELRGGRKKIRLVSHLEEPVAGAQMDRAKLFMVAVKQELSQANFATFTQALQDYKGSDDFAALAACLGPLFAEDPKKHSLLQGFYQFVRPHHKEQFEEVCIQLTGRGCGYRPEHSVPRRQRAQPALDPTGRTALDPKLTVSKAAAQQLDPREHLNQGRPHLLPRPPPTGGPGSHPQQGSRAPRAGKQGQRAVSAYLADVRRALGSAGCSQLLAALTAYKQDDDLDKVLAVLATLTTAKPEDFPLLQRFSMFVRPHHKQRFSQTCTDLTGRPSLGTEPPGPQEESLAVPPVLTHRAPQPGPSRSEKPRKTQSEISTFLRQRPAGTVGAGGEAAGPSQSPGPPDGPAASEWGEPPGRDLAGQQAAGAPSGPLSVGCVCQGCGAEDVVPFQCPACDFQRCQACWQRHLQASRTCPSCHTASRKQSVTQVFWPEPQ; from the exons GGCTGAACATGGAGCTGGAAGACATTGCAAAGCTGAAGA TGATCCTGCTCCGCCTGGAGGGGGCCATCGATGCCGTTGAGCTGCCTGGAGACGACAGCGGTGTCACCAAGCCAGGGAG CTACATCTTTGAGCTGTTTGCTGAAGCCCGGATCACGTTTCAGACCAAGGGCTGCATCCTGGACTCGCTGGACCAGATCATCCAGCACCTGGCCGGAC GTGCTGGAGTGTTCACCAACACGGCCGGACTGCAGAAGCTGGCGGACATCATCCAG ATTGTGTTTAGTGTGGACCCCTCCGAGAGCAGCCGTGGTTCCCCGGCAGGGCTGGGACCCTTACAGTCCTATAAG GTGCACGTCCATCCTGATGCTGGTCACCGGAGGACGGCTCAGCAGTCTGATGCCTGGAGCACCACTGCAGCCAGAAAGCGAG GGAAGGTGTTGAGCTACTGGTGCTTCAGTCCCGGCCACAGCATGCGCGAGCTGGTCCGCCAGGGCGTCCGCTCCCTCATCCTTACCAGCGGCACGCTGGCCCCGGTGTCCTCCTTTGCCCTGGAGATGCAGAT CCCTTTCCCGGTCTGCCTGGAGAACCCACACATCATCGACAAGCACCAGATCTGGGTGGGGGTCGTCCCCAGAGGTCCCGATGGAGCCCAGCTGAGCTCTGCGTTTGACAGACG GTTTTCTGAGGAGTGCTTGTCCTCCCTGGGGAAGGCTCTGG GCAACATCGCCCGCGTGGTGCCCTACGGGCTGCTGATCTTCTTCCCTTCCTATCCTGTCATGGAGAAGAGCCTGGAGTTCTGGCGA GCCCGCGACTTGGCCAGGAAGATGGAGGCACTGAAGCCGCTGTTTGTGGAGCCCAGGAGCAAAGGCAGCTTCTCCGAG ACCATCAGTGCTTACTATGCAAGGGTCGCTGCCCCTGGGTCCACCGGCGCCACCTTCCTGGCGGTGTGCCGGGGCAAG GCCAGCGAGGGGTTGGACTTCTCAGACACGAATGGCCGTGGTGTGATCGTCACGGGCCTCCCGTACCCCCCCCGCATGGACCCCCGGGTTGTCCTCAAGATGCAGTTCCTGGACGAGATGAAGGgccagggtggggctgggggccag TTCCTCTCTGGGCAGGAGTGGTACCGGCAGCAGGCGTCCAGGGCGGTGAACCAGGCCATTGGGCGAGTGATCCGGCACCGCCAGGACTACGGGGCTGTCTTcctctgtgaccacag GTTCGCCTTTGCTGATGCCAGAGCCCAGCTGCCCTCCTGGGTGCGTCCTCACGTCAGGGTGTACGACAACTTCGGCCACGTCATCCGAGACGTGGCCCAGTTCTTCCGTGTTGCCGAGCGAACT ATGCCAGCACCGGCCCCCCGGGCTGCAGCACCCAGTTTGCGTGAAGGAGAAGATGCTGTCAGGGAGGCCAAGTCGCCTGACCCCCTCCTCTCCACCAGGAAAGCTAAGAGTCTGGACCTGCATGTCCCCAGCCTGAAGCAGAGGTCCTCAG GATCACCAGCTGCCGGGGACCCCGAGAGTAGCCTGTGTGTGGAGTATGAGCAGGAGCCAGTTCCTGCCCGGCAGAGGCCCAGGGGGCTGCTGGCCGCCCTGGAGCACAGTGAACAGCGGACCGGGGACCTTGGCGAGGAGCAG GCCCACAGCTGCTCCACCCTGTCCCTCCTGGCTGAGAAGAGGCCGGCAGAGGAGCTgcgaggagggaggaagaagatcCGGCTGGTCAGCCACCTG GAGGAGCCCGTGGCTGGCGCACAGATGGACAGGGCCAAGCTCTTCATGGTGGCTGTGAAGCAGGAACTGAGCCAAGCCAACTTTGCCACCTTCACCCAGGCCCTGCAGGACTACAAGGGTTCCGATGACTTCGCCGCCCTGGCCGCCTGTCTCGGCCCCCTCTTTGCTGAGGACCCCAAGAAGCACAGCCTGCTCCAAG GCTTCTACCAGTTTGTGCGGCCTCACCACAAGGAGCAGTTTGAGGAGGTCTGTATCCAGCTGACGGGACGGGGCTGCGGCTACCGGCCAGAGCACAGCGTTCCCCGAAGGCAGCGGGCACAGCCAGCCCTGGACCCCACTG GAAGGACAGCGCTAGATCCCAAGCTGACTGTATCCAAGGCTGCAGCCCAGCAGCTGGACCCCCGAGAGCACCTGAACCAGGGCAGGCCccacctgttgcccaggccacCCCCCACAG GAGGCCCTGGCAGCCACCCACAGCAGGGGTCCAGAGCGCCCAGAGCAGGGAAGCAGGGCCAGCGCGCCGTGAGCGCCTACCTGGCAGATGTCCGCAGGGCCCTGGGGTCTGCAGGCTGTAGCCAGCTCTTGGCAGCGCTGACAGCCTATAAGCAAGACGATGACCTCGACAAGGTGCTGGCCGTGCTGGCCACCCTGACCACTGCAAAGCCGGAGGACTTCCCCCTGCTGCAGA GGTTTAGCATGTTTGTGCGTCCACACCACAAGCAGCGCTTCTCACAGACGTGCACAGACCTGACCGGCAGACCCTCCCTGGGCACGGAGCCACCAGGACCCCAGGAGGAGAGTCTTGCCGTGCCTCCTGTGCTCACCCACAGGGCTCCCCAACCAG GCCCCTCACGGTCCGAGAAGCCCAGAAAGACCCAGAGCGAGATCTCGACCTTCCTTAGACAGAGGCCAGCAGGGACTGTGGGGGCGGGCGGTGAGGCTGCAGGGCCCAGCCAGTCCCCAGGACCTCCCGACGGGCCTGCAGCATCTGAGTGGGGTGAGCCTCCTGGGAGAGACCTCGCTGGGCAGCAGGCTGCGGGAGCTCCGAGCGGGCCCCTCTCAGTAGGCTGTGTGTGCCAGGGCTGTGGGGCGGAGGACGTGGTGCCCTTCCAGTGCCCTGCCTGTGATTTCCAGCGCTGCCAAGCCTGTTGGCAACGGCACCTTCAG GCCTCTAGGACGTGCCCATCCTGCCACACCGCCTCCAGGAAGCAGAGCGTCACGCAGGTCTTCTGGCCAGAGCCCCAGTGA